The following proteins are co-located in the Cetobacterium sp. NK01 genome:
- a CDS encoding ArnT family glycosyltransferase, which yields MFKDKKLLSVLGLSFISFFSTIWIRKADLMESRNFITAREIVFNNEWFVTTLNGQYRFEKPPLPTWLTAIVMKLFNNFSDEWILRIPVALVSVLLIFFIYRFVQELTINKNLPFLVSFVATTTFMLTKVGSENAWDAYPYIFMFGSITYLLKSLNSKKNWELFIASLLLASSLLSKGPVAIYGMLLPFIISYIIIYKFEVIKNNKVRIATYLFIGLIIASIWPLTMILENKELFFSVMNKEKNTWSNKHVKSFFFYLNYFLFMGTWIFFSLVSFFKKWKFNDSSENKLFNLGIIWTILTFLLLSFIKMKKERYGFPMYIVSSIPIGIILNYYLNNSWDVFKKSDKILFYVQSIFISIVCIGSIGVILWKKPNLFYLITPFLGILIYLFNDKLIDKNNFKKRVVYLSGFLLLVVNCNLTWIIERDIRGKNNSKFSPLETLQKNQKKFHIYSNDFTIEDVWSVGQDIHFLEENEILPEDFYILSKNSNLENNFNIEYKETYNRFKDDNDLIYIYKINNK from the coding sequence ATGTTTAAAGATAAAAAACTTTTATCAGTTTTAGGTTTAAGTTTTATTTCTTTTTTTAGCACCATTTGGATTAGAAAAGCCGATTTAATGGAATCTAGAAATTTTATAACTGCTAGAGAAATTGTTTTTAATAATGAATGGTTTGTTACTACTTTAAATGGACAGTATAGATTTGAAAAACCACCTTTACCAACTTGGTTAACAGCCATAGTTATGAAGCTTTTTAATAATTTTTCTGATGAATGGATTTTAAGAATTCCAGTTGCTTTAGTTTCAGTTTTATTAATTTTTTTCATATATCGCTTTGTTCAAGAATTGACCATTAATAAAAATCTTCCATTCTTAGTAAGTTTTGTTGCTACAACAACATTTATGCTTACAAAAGTGGGATCAGAAAATGCTTGGGATGCATACCCTTATATTTTTATGTTTGGTTCTATAACGTATCTTTTAAAAAGTTTAAACTCTAAAAAAAACTGGGAGTTATTTATTGCATCACTATTATTAGCATCCTCTTTATTAAGCAAAGGTCCTGTGGCTATCTATGGAATGCTTCTTCCTTTTATAATCTCTTACATTATAATTTATAAATTTGAAGTTATTAAAAATAATAAAGTAAGAATCGCTACATATTTATTTATTGGACTTATAATTGCTTCTATATGGCCTTTAACTATGATATTAGAAAATAAAGAACTATTTTTTTCTGTTATGAATAAAGAAAAAAATACCTGGTCTAATAAACATGTAAAAAGTTTTTTCTTTTACTTAAATTACTTTTTGTTTATGGGAACTTGGATTTTTTTCTCACTTGTTAGTTTTTTTAAAAAATGGAAATTTAATGATAGTAGCGAAAATAAGTTATTTAATCTAGGAATAATTTGGACTATTTTAACATTTTTATTACTTTCTTTTATAAAAATGAAAAAAGAACGATATGGTTTCCCAATGTATATAGTTTCTTCTATTCCTATTGGAATTATTTTAAATTATTACCTCAATAATAGTTGGGATGTCTTTAAGAAATCAGATAAAATTTTATTTTATGTACAATCTATTTTTATTTCTATAGTATGCATTGGAAGTATTGGAGTTATTTTATGGAAAAAGCCTAATCTTTTTTATTTGATTACTCCATTTTTAGGAATTTTAATCTATCTTTTTAATGATAAATTAATTGATAAAAATAATTTTAAAAAAAGAGTTGTATATTTGAGCGGTTTTTTATTATTAGTTGTCAATTGTAATTTAACTTGGATTATTGAGAGAGATATCAGAGGTAAAAATAATAGTAAATTTTCTCCTCTTGAAACTTTGCAAAAAAATCAAAAAAAATTCCATATATACTCTAATGATTTTACAATTGAAGATGTTTGGAGTGTTGGTCAAGATATTCATTTTCTTGAAGAAAATGAAATTCTTCCTGAAGATTTCTATATCCTTTCTAAAAATTCTAATTTAGAAAATAACTTTAATATAGAATATAAAGAAACTTATAACAGATTTAAGGATGATAACGATCTGATCTATATTTACAAAATTAATAATAAATAA
- a CDS encoding 2-thiouracil desulfurase family protein, with amino-acid sequence MENLLKRKLHLGIAACQFGAKVRYNGKGIDLTQCLGRDRGQFIWTPVCPEIMSGMGVPRPSIKLSGGNGFDFWAGKANIKNKEGENRNEMVKKGAIACFETLERANIDAYVFMEGSPSCGVYRTSLKNQRLGNPPGVFGALLLEKGIFLISSIDLQSPIRWWDWKRRLVAFVWIKEQNVDSKEVLKDIWDKVKYVLYELHEEEAQTLRDRIRIILNSSDQPSKEIYDFIKTSILNLLRKPAELENIKKCLWANYVDLKQKENIEVKEIFEPHILRNMTHIAQELLGIEIEARKKNMLFRSSPINYKPDR; translated from the coding sequence ATGGAAAATCTTTTAAAAAGAAAATTACATCTTGGTATTGCCGCCTGTCAATTTGGAGCTAAAGTTAGATATAATGGTAAAGGTATTGATCTTACTCAATGTTTAGGTAGAGACCGAGGACAATTTATTTGGACTCCTGTTTGTCCTGAAATTATGAGTGGAATGGGAGTTCCTAGGCCAAGCATTAAACTTTCAGGAGGTAATGGCTTTGATTTTTGGGCTGGAAAAGCTAATATAAAAAATAAAGAAGGTGAAAACCGAAATGAAATGGTAAAAAAAGGGGCCATAGCTTGCTTTGAAACTCTAGAAAGAGCAAACATTGATGCCTATGTTTTTATGGAGGGAAGTCCATCTTGTGGAGTATATAGAACTAGTTTAAAAAATCAACGTCTTGGAAATCCTCCTGGAGTTTTTGGTGCTCTGCTTTTAGAAAAAGGTATATTTTTAATAAGTTCAATAGATCTACAAAGTCCTATTCGTTGGTGGGACTGGAAAAGAAGACTTGTTGCCTTCGTTTGGATTAAAGAACAAAATGTTGATTCTAAAGAAGTTTTAAAAGATATTTGGGATAAGGTTAAATATGTTTTATATGAATTACATGAAGAAGAGGCCCAAACATTGAGAGATCGAATACGAATTATTTTAAACTCTTCAGATCAACCTTCAAAAGAAATATATGACTTTATTAAAACATCTATTTTAAATCTACTTAGAAAACCTGCAGAATTAGAAAACATAAAAAAATGTTTATGGGCTAATTATGTTGATTTAAAACAAAAAGAAAATATTGAAGTAAAAGAAATTTTTGAACCTCATATTTTGAGAAATATGACCCATATAGCACAAGAACTATTAGGAATAGAGATCGAAGCAAGAAAGAAAAATATGTTATTTAGAAGTTCTCCTATTAATTATAAACCTGATAGATAA
- a CDS encoding class I SAM-dependent methyltransferase, which translates to MKTKDKYSRIAKIFDKIEEKMPMNGIKKEAVGMLTGKILEIGIGSGACLKYYKKDSDLTGIDFSIGMLNLAKEKSINLDLKNIKLLEMDIENMSFKNEDFDSIFSSCVFCTIPNPKKGINEVYRVLKVGGKAVFIEHMKSKYFLINIVLAFFNIFTKLILGTSLLRETEKTIKEAGFSKVSSKNIMFGDVIKLIIAEK; encoded by the coding sequence ATGAAAACAAAAGATAAATACAGTAGAATTGCTAAAATTTTTGATAAAATTGAAGAAAAAATGCCAATGAATGGGATAAAAAAAGAGGCTGTAGGGATGTTAACAGGAAAAATCTTAGAAATTGGAATTGGAAGTGGAGCATGCTTAAAATATTATAAAAAAGATTCAGATCTTACAGGAATAGATTTTTCTATTGGAATGTTAAATTTAGCTAAAGAAAAATCAATTAATTTAGATCTTAAAAATATAAAGCTTTTAGAAATGGATATAGAAAATATGAGCTTTAAAAATGAGGATTTTGATTCTATTTTTTCATCTTGTGTATTCTGCACAATACCTAATCCTAAAAAAGGTATAAATGAAGTTTACAGAGTATTAAAAGTTGGAGGAAAAGCTGTTTTTATAGAACATATGAAAAGTAAATATTTTTTGATTAATATCGTTTTAGCTTTTTTTAATATTTTTACAAAATTAATCTTGGGAACATCTCTTTTAAGAGAGACAGAAAAAACAATTAAAGAAGCTGGGTTTTCAAAAGTTAGTAGTAAAAATATTATGTTTGGTGATGTTATAAAATTAATAATTGCTGAAAAATAA
- a CDS encoding sensor histidine kinase — MKTLSGTLKKSYFQLICLFTIVLTISLSITGKYLINSSKHSLRNAMGFLRYEILEEVSSESMEIFTDDLVNKLFRVENPSLDELEITIKYKNHVYSENKHRPLLDAAIEDKVTNIHWYDYMVLKNELINKDGDIYTVILVKNLYEEKKFFFDIIYIFLAGLTICVLISIVAFNRLLKKIKKQLSLLENLNSNITLENLKLIKPINYFKEFDNILDSYEDMLLRLDTQNKKQIEFVHNSSHELKTPLFIIGGYIDMIKRWGKKDPEIFNEALNSIEDETKNMNILIEKLLFIAKESEIKTEKVETELSEIIIGCISNLKRQYPKSDITFIPEYTIVKSDESLIKLLIKNLLENAIKYGKNNPITVTLSSDDKINQAILTIEDHGIGMTTSELHHIYDRFFRANKSRSKEIYGHGLGMSIVKRIVTLLNLDIKISSTPDIGTTVKIFFNLQNTF; from the coding sequence TTGAAAACTCTTTCAGGTACACTAAAAAAAAGTTACTTTCAACTTATCTGTTTATTTACTATTGTCCTGACAATATCTCTTTCTATTACAGGAAAATATCTTATTAACTCTTCTAAGCACTCTTTAAGAAATGCTATGGGGTTTTTAAGATATGAAATTTTAGAAGAAGTAAGCTCTGAATCAATGGAAATTTTTACAGACGATTTAGTTAATAAACTTTTTAGAGTTGAAAACCCATCTCTTGACGAACTTGAGATTACAATCAAATATAAAAATCATGTATATTCCGAAAATAAGCATAGGCCTCTTTTAGATGCTGCTATTGAGGATAAAGTTACCAATATCCATTGGTATGATTACATGGTTTTAAAAAATGAACTTATAAATAAAGATGGTGATATTTACACTGTTATTCTAGTTAAAAATTTGTATGAAGAAAAAAAGTTTTTTTTTGATATCATATATATTTTTTTAGCTGGGCTTACTATTTGTGTACTTATTTCCATTGTCGCTTTTAATAGGCTTTTAAAAAAAATAAAAAAACAACTTTCTTTATTAGAAAATTTAAACTCTAATATTACTTTAGAAAATTTAAAACTTATAAAGCCTATAAATTACTTTAAAGAATTTGATAATATCTTAGATTCATACGAAGATATGTTATTAAGGCTTGATACACAAAATAAAAAGCAAATAGAATTTGTACATAATTCATCTCACGAACTTAAAACTCCACTATTTATAATAGGTGGATATATTGATATGATTAAACGATGGGGAAAAAAAGATCCTGAAATTTTCAATGAAGCTTTAAATTCTATTGAAGATGAGACTAAAAATATGAACATTCTTATTGAAAAACTTTTATTTATTGCTAAAGAATCTGAAATCAAAACTGAAAAAGTCGAAACCGAATTATCTGAAATAATTATTGGATGCATATCTAATCTGAAACGTCAATATCCAAAATCTGATATTACTTTTATTCCTGAATATACTATTGTTAAGTCTGATGAAAGTTTAATAAAACTTCTTATTAAAAATCTTTTAGAAAACGCTATTAAATATGGAAAAAACAATCCAATCACTGTAACTTTATCAAGTGATGATAAAATTAATCAAGCTATTTTAACTATTGAGGATCATGGAATTGGTATGACTACTAGCGAATTACATCATATTTACGATAGGTTTTTTAGAGCTAATAAATCTAGAAGCAAAGAGATTTATGGGCATGGTCTTGGAATGTCTATTGTTAAAAGAATCGTAACACTTTTAAATCTAGATATAAAGATTTCTAGTACACCGGATATTGGAACAACTGTAAAAATATTTTTTAACCTACAAAATACATTTTAA